A region from the Ctenopharyngodon idella isolate HZGC_01 chromosome 13, HZGC01, whole genome shotgun sequence genome encodes:
- the zgc:123010 gene encoding uncharacterized protein zgc:123010 — translation MVGLMKFSLDFCRLLGLSGSSDERPEEMDTGALPGQNDDTLSQDVLNGEEGLSDEEKARRKAERRKAKRKRQRQRKKLERVKKDESTEQGEENAGADSELDESEDSESEEVEVIGLSKVEEKPVTPPSTSPSGPPLASGNKSNRQPTARSSEEDPGWDVNSAFVANAVSHIRPKAKSKGAYKSKENKENESRTGEDIGLSDAKTKRSALLVEKGIHFVQEGQYTQAVSLFTEAIKCDPKDYRFFGNRSYCYCCLEQYPLALADAEKSIQIAPDWPKGYYRRGSALMGLKRYSEAEKAMEQVLKLDQDCEEAVNDLLYCKVQQLTDLGYDEEQSIQLLEKYNTVQAVVAAKASNQDCALLQPGPCNSLWVGNVTTELTEKHLRDLFKIYGEIDSIRVLHERFCAFVNFKNANMASRAMENLNGHFIENTRLVVRYPDRRIQKVLPTPAIQQPAGAAGPRRRGPVNGDECYFWRTTGCHFGDRCRYKHIPDHRGKDWQP, via the exons ATGGTTGGACTAATGAAGTTCAGTTTGGATTTCTGCCGGTTACTGGGGCTCAGCG GCTCCAGTGATGAGAGGCCAGAGGAGATGGACACAGGTGCCCTCCCCGGGCAGAATGACGACACACTCTCACAG gATGTCTTAAATGGTGAGGAGGGTCTTAGTGATGAGGAGAAGGCCAGACGGAAAGCAGAGAGGCGCAAAGCCAAGAGGAAG cgtCAACGGCAGCGGAAGAAACTAGAGCGGGTTAAAAAGGATGAAAGTACTGAACAG ggGGAGGAGAATGCTGGAGCTGATTCTGAACTCGATGAGTCTGAGGACTCTGAGTCAGAGGAGGTGGAAGTTATTGGCCTTTCAAAGGTGGAAGAGAAGCCTGTCACTCCTCCAAGTACAAGTCCTTCCGGACCTCCACTGGCTTCAGGGAACAAAAGCAACCGGCAGCCGACGGCCCGTTCTAGTGAGGAG GACCCAGGGTGGGATGTGAACAGTGCTTTTGTTGCCAATGCTGTCAGTCACATTCGACCCAAAGCTAAAAGTAAAGGAGCTTACAAGTCGAAAGAGAACAAGGAAAATGAGAGCAGGACTGGAGAA gACATTGGCTTATCAGATGCTAAAACTAAAAGAAGTGCCTTACTAGTAG AAAAAGGGATTCACTTCGTTCAGGAGGGCCAGTACACACAAGCGGTTAGTCTGTTTACAGAGGCCATCAAATGCGACCCGAAAGATTACAG gttttttGGGAATCGCTCCTACTGCTATTGTTGTCTGGAGCAGTACCCTCTGGCCCTCGCAGATGCTGAGAAGTCCATTCAGATTGCTCCTGATTGGCCCAAAGGCTATTACCGTAGGGGAAGTGCACTTATGGGGCTTAAG AGGTACAGTGAAGCTGAGAAAGCCATGGAACAGGTGCTAAAACTAGACCAAGATTGTGAAGAAGCCGTCAATGACCTCCTGTACTGTAAAGTGCAACAACTTACG GATCTTGGATATGATGAGGAGCAGAGTATTCAGTTGCTGGAAAAATACAATACAGTGCAGGCTGTTGTTGCAGCGAAGG catcAAATCAGGACTGTGCTCTCCTCCAGCCAGG TCCTTGCAATTCCTTGTGGGTGGGCAACGTGACCACAGAACTGACAGAGAAACATCTGCGGGAccttttcaaaat TTACGGAGAAATTGACAGCATTCGAGTTCTGCATGAACGTTTCTGTGCATTTGTTAACTTTAAGAATGCCAACATGGCCTCCCGTGCAATGGAGAACCTCAAT GGACATTTTATTGAGAATACCCGGCTAGTGGTTCGATATCCAGATCGACGGATTCAGAAAGTCCTCCCAACACCAGCCATTCAACAACCTGCAGGGGCTGCTGG